The following proteins are co-located in the Candidatus Nitrotoga sp. AM1P genome:
- a CDS encoding pilin — protein MDPIKLGIAMYIQENGTPPNFALADGGDWSTRGLGLGATGPTKTTEVVSYAMATTTGAITVTLCTDCIKTVLNAATLTWTPTPSATGVTWAVTSSVTTDPVLMNVLAKWK, from the coding sequence GTGGATCCCATTAAGCTGGGAATTGCCATGTATATCCAGGAAAACGGTACTCCGCCTAATTTTGCTTTAGCTGATGGTGGAGATTGGTCTACTAGGGGCTTAGGATTGGGCGCAACAGGCCCAACAAAAACCACAGAAGTTGTAAGCTATGCTATGGCAACTACAACCGGCGCTATCACAGTCACTCTGTGCACTGATTGCATTAAGACTGTACTTAATGCCGCAACCCTCACTTGGACTCCAACACCTTCTGCTACAGGTGTAACTTGGGCGGTTACTTCAAGTGTTACTACTGACCCAGTTCTGATGAACGTCCTCGCCAAGTGGAAATAG
- a CDS encoding tetratricopeptide repeat protein translates to MNFFSNFVYPRDRIKALFLMLLVIVVYVPFLNNPLIFDDIPFFDAAIDHYANTLFRFDLRWFPYTTFGVTWVFFGEDPLVFRIQNLLLHGMNVLLLLLVLRMWIKLFITDVSKEKIANWGAWLGALVFACHPLAVYGVGYLIQRSILMATLFTLIMQLAYLRGLLEGDKRYMALAVMAYFLALFSKEHSLMAPAILLPLTFAIRAQNKLSSRALLVTWLGFVLIGLLVVLRIKGLFGVPYEKDAAALFGEQALLQGTASLHLLSVLTQAGLFFKYCLLMLVPNPAWMSIDMREPFILTWKEWTNWIGLVAFVAYGAFALIFLLRGGRVALLGLALLYPWCYFMAEFSSIRVQEIFVLYRSYLWLPGYMLLLPLVLSSLPSRKIMLVGALAVLLLVPLAWNRLWVFADKYRLWDDAVHLLHGEDRLGAHRTYFNRAQASAAVKNWDAAIADYQKSLAINATYPEVNVALATAYSNSGRYPEALAEFDKAIAGSPKNASAYYGKGFVLKNLRDMTGSIQQMEKSCQLGLQQACVIVALSQQHKNVSP, encoded by the coding sequence ATGAATTTTTTTTCTAACTTTGTATACCCGCGTGACCGAATCAAAGCACTGTTTTTGATGCTGCTGGTTATTGTGGTGTATGTCCCATTTTTGAATAACCCTCTGATATTTGATGACATCCCATTTTTTGATGCAGCGATAGATCATTACGCAAATACACTGTTTCGTTTTGATTTACGCTGGTTTCCCTATACGACGTTTGGTGTTACCTGGGTATTTTTCGGTGAAGACCCACTTGTTTTCCGCATACAGAATTTATTGCTGCATGGTATGAATGTGTTGTTGTTATTGCTGGTGTTGCGAATGTGGATCAAGCTGTTTATCACTGATGTGAGCAAAGAAAAGATCGCGAATTGGGGCGCTTGGTTGGGAGCGCTGGTATTTGCATGCCACCCTCTAGCGGTTTATGGCGTAGGTTATTTGATACAGCGCAGTATTTTGATGGCGACATTGTTCACATTGATAATGCAATTGGCCTATCTACGTGGCCTGCTGGAGGGCGACAAACGCTATATGGCGCTAGCAGTGATGGCATATTTTCTGGCGCTGTTCAGCAAGGAACATAGCTTGATGGCTCCCGCCATATTGCTACCTTTGACCTTCGCGATTCGTGCGCAGAATAAACTTTCGTCCCGCGCTTTGCTTGTAACTTGGTTAGGATTTGTATTGATTGGGCTGTTGGTGGTGTTGCGCATAAAAGGTTTATTTGGTGTGCCTTATGAGAAAGATGCGGCGGCATTGTTTGGGGAACAAGCGCTGCTCCAGGGAACTGCATCGTTGCATTTGCTGAGCGTGTTGACGCAGGCGGGGCTTTTTTTTAAATACTGCTTGTTAATGCTTGTGCCCAACCCCGCGTGGATGTCGATAGATATGCGTGAGCCGTTTATCCTTACTTGGAAAGAGTGGACAAACTGGATCGGCCTGGTTGCTTTTGTTGCTTATGGTGCCTTTGCGCTGATTTTTTTGCTGCGCGGTGGGCGGGTCGCCTTGTTGGGGTTGGCATTGCTGTACCCGTGGTGTTACTTCATGGCGGAATTTTCAAGCATACGCGTTCAGGAAATTTTTGTGCTGTATCGCAGTTATTTATGGTTGCCTGGCTATATGTTGTTATTGCCATTAGTGCTTAGTTCGCTCCCCAGCCGAAAAATTATGCTGGTGGGTGCATTAGCGGTTTTGCTACTCGTGCCGCTGGCATGGAATCGACTGTGGGTGTTTGCGGATAAATATCGCCTGTGGGATGACGCGGTGCACTTGCTGCATGGCGAAGACCGCCTCGGCGCCCATCGTACCTATTTTAATCGCGCACAGGCTTCGGCTGCGGTTAAAAATTGGGATGCGGCCATTGCAGATTATCAAAAATCGCTGGCAATTAATGCAACCTATCCTGAGGTTAATGTTGCTTTGGCTACTGCATATTCAAACTCAGGACGGTATCCGGAAGCGCTGGCGGAATTTGATAAAGCGATTGCTGGTAGCCCGAAAAATGCCAGTGCCTATTATGGTAAAGGCTTCGTTTTAAAAAATTTACGTGACATGACTGGGTCGATACAGCAAATGGAAAAAAGCTGTCAGTTGGGACTGCAGCAAGCTTGTGTCATCGTGGCATTGAGTCAGCAGCACAAGAATGTTTCACCATAA